TGATGTGTTCGTCCTTATAAAGGATAAGTTAAATACATATTTTAAAACACTTGGAATAGAAAACCCCAAGGTTGATTTTGTTGACCCTACTACTACGGAATCAGATGATACTATTTCATTTAAATCCAATACGGTTACTCCTGTTCTCATCAACATAGAAGAAGATCGTATCATGAGGCCTGCAAACCTATATGCCCGCAACATTGCTGAGCAGGGGGTGGTACAAAGTGAAAATTCTCCTGAAATAAGGATCAATCTGTTGGTTTTGTTTGTTTCAAAATTTGCTGATTATCCTGAAGGACTGAAATTTTTGTCTTACATCATCAAGTTTTTTCAGGCCAATCGGGTTTTCGACCATCACAATTCACCCACACTCAGCAGGGAAATAGAAAAACTCATCATGGAGTTATCACCTCCGGTACTACAGGAGCAGGATGCCGTATGGAATGCCCTGAGAACTTCTTACCTGCCCTCCATACTTTACAAGATTAAGATGTTGGTATACTTTGATGAGGATTCATTACAAGCTGCAAATATGGTAACATCTGTTCCTTACGATGTAAGTAATGGAGCTTTAAAAAAAGGGGGATTCCAAAATCAAAAATCGCAAGCAGGGTTATCGAGCACTGAATTTTTTACCAGGCAGACAAATCCTCCTCCCCTGCCAGGTATATCCCCTTCTGTAAAAGATACTGTTTTAAAGGCAGACTATGATACGGAGGCAATTGTTGAATTAGAGCATACGGAGAAAGGAATTACCTATCAACTGTTTTGTATTAAACAAAAAGGCGATCTTCCTTTACCTTGCACAGAAGGCGGGCTACCGGTAACCGTCAATGAAGATGGCATGTCTCTTCAATTGTTTACACAGCCTCTCACAGCAGATCATACATTTTGTGTAAAAGCAACCAACTTGTCAGGTGGGGGTGAAACATACTTAAAAGACGATGTAAAAGTAAAAGTTTATCCACGTACTGATGTTGAGGTGACTGTCTCCGATAAATCAATTCATACCGGTGAGTCGGCAACCATTATATTAAAAAACCCTCAATCAGGTATCAGCTATCAATTGAAAAGAGGAGGCGATAACAGTGGCGAAGCCAAAGTATGCAGGGACGAAAGTACTCCTCTGCACCTTACAAGTGCTGTTCTGGCAGAGCCGGGAAAAGTTACTTTTACGGTGCAGGCTACTTCAGCCGTCAATACATTGTCTGTTACCTTGACCCAGCCGGCCGTTGTAGAGGTTGAGAAAAAAAGCGTCCATATTGACCCCGACCTGGAAGTCGTCCTCAAATCCCTTTTTGTAACTCATGACGGGCAGGCAGATATCACGGTCAAAGGTACTCAGAAGGGAGTGAAGTACCAACTCACAGACAAAGCAAACGAAACTCCCCACGGAGATACCGTCGAAGGACCGGGTGAAGTATCACTCTTTAGCAAACATTTACAAAAAGATACTACGTTCATTATCAGAGCGACTCCCGTAGAGGGAGGAAACAGTGTTGATTTAACTACTAAACCCGATGTATTGGTTGGTTGGTTATTTTTTGAAGGAGCCGATAGTACCAACAAAGGCAAAGGTCTCTATGTTGATTTTAACAACAACGAAAAACTCAAGGTTTCCGGAAATCAAACGATTGAAATGTGGATAGATCCGGACAATCTGACCGGCGATAAAAAAATATATTACAAAGGATGGGCATATTCGGGGAGTATTTTAATCAACAACGAAACTATTAAATATGTCTTTTCGGGGACAGTGGGAGAGAATAGTTCTCAAATAGCTCAAGATCTATCGCAATTCTCAGGACAGTTTATACACTTGGCAATTGTTCGCAATATGGATACAAAAATCATGACATGGTATGTGAACGGTAAAGAAGATTCCCTGGGAAATATAACGGCAAACGATATAGACACTCAAGATCAGCATGCCATCATTGGAGGAAGCGAACAAGCATATGGAAGTTATGAAGGACGAATGGCAGAGGTACGTATATGGAATAGGGTACGTACACAAGAAAATATTTTGAATAATAAAAATAAGCGCCTTAACGGAAATGAAGAAGGACTTATAGCCTATTGGAAGATGAATGAAGGTAAAGGAGACGTTATACATGACACTTCGGAAAATAACATCAACGGAGATATAAAAGAAGGAGACCCGAAATGGGGATAAATAAATAATTTATGTGATCGTTTAGAGAAATTATGAGTAACTATTCAGAACTATTTAGTATCAGCATTATGCACACGTATTACAGTGATGAGGTTTGCCCTGATTTTACGTTGGAGCCTACCCCAAGCAGTTATGACATACTAAAAAATCATCGGATCGTCCTAAAAAACAGAACAGGCAGTTTGCAGCTGGCCGTACCCACCGGTGATAACCCGCCATCTCAGCCTTTTATTGACCTGTCGGCTATTAAAAAAGTGTCTTTTTACATGAAGCTGCACCGAGAAACGTTTAGCTATTACACCGACCTGCCGGAAATAACAAGAGATGAAATGTATTATTACGGTAACTTTGACCCGTGTGAGGAAGATCTGACTGAAGAGATAATCAAAAAAAAAGCGGTTGAGCTTCCAATGAATGATGGCGGTATTTTTGGCATGGCAGACATTTTTTTTCCGGATTCATTTGATCTGAACAGCCCACCCAACTATATAATTAGTTTTCAGGCTAAAGAAATTGAGTGGAGTTATTATTTTATTATCAATAAAAACACTCCTCCGTCAGTACCCAAAGTAACGGTAACGGACACTTCGGGTCAGATCATATTTTCTACCGGAACCGGGGATGCCGAAATAATAGCAGAATTAAAAAAAAGATATCCGAACAGCCACATACACTTTTTACGCTCTGATGCGCCCGTCAGTTATCAGGAAAAAGGACGAGCAGGCATACAATTGTTGGTGGGTGATGATCCTTTGATTGAACACCTCCCCAATCCATCCACAGTTGATAATGGCATACAAATACTGAGAACACCGGTGAGTACTTATCAACCCTCACTATAATCATTACATGAATACAATAAGATCATACAAAATTAAATAAATAACACATTAATATTATGGCAACATACAAAACTCCCGGCGTATATACAGAAGAAATTTCCACACTTCCTCCTTCGGTAGCACAAGTATCCACTGCTATCACTGCCTTTGTAGGCTATACTTACGATAGTACAGGTACTTCAGATACTCCTCAAATTGAAAGGGTTACTACTTTTTTGGAATATCAGGAATTGTTCGGAGGACCACAGCACACCGATTTTGAGATCACTGTCAACAGTAACGGCACACTCAAGACTACCATTCCCGAAGGCAAGGAATTGATATATTTGATGTACTATGCCATCGATCTCTACTTCAAAAACGGAGGCGGCCCTTGTTACATTGTTTCCTTAGGGGCTTATAAAAGTACCCCAAGTATACTACTAACCGATTTTGAAAGAGGTTTGAAAGCACTCGAAAAAGAAGACGAACCTACCCTTATTGTTCTGCCCGATGCCGTAAACCTTTCACAAAGCGACTATTACACCGCATGCAATATAGTACTCGATCAGTGCCATAAATTAGGGGATCGTTTTGGTATTTTCGACATCCTTCCGCAGGATACCGATGGCTCGAAGTTTAGAAACCATATCCGTTCCGAAGCCGAATATCTCAAGTACGGTGCTACGTATATTCCGTATTTAAACACGTCTATCTCCCGGGCATATGATGAAGATAAGGTAGATGTAAAAAAGTTTACGGCACAATATACGATTGCTGAAAGCACAACAGAAGCAATCAAAGTAAGTTATATAGGAGATGTTCAAAACAGCACACCGCAGATAGAAGTAAGTGTACTTATTACTAAAAAAGCATCTAAAGCATCCAAAGCACTTAAAACAACTACTCCGGCGGCTCAATTTACCATAACTGATAACAAGCTGCTAATCACACTTCCGGCCGGAGGCTCACAAGTAACAGATATCATCACCAAATGGCAAACATGGAAAGCAAATAACAATGCTGCCGGCTTTGATTTGGAA
This window of the Flavobacteriaceae bacterium genome carries:
- a CDS encoding DUF4255 domain-containing protein, with protein sequence MINDVFVLIKDKLNTYFKTLGIENPKVDFVDPTTTESDDTISFKSNTVTPVLINIEEDRIMRPANLYARNIAEQGVVQSENSPEIRINLLVLFVSKFADYPEGLKFLSYIIKFFQANRVFDHHNSPTLSREIEKLIMELSPPVLQEQDAVWNALRTSYLPSILYKIKMLVYFDEDSLQAANMVTSVPYDVSNGALKKGGFQNQKSQAGLSSTEFFTRQTNPPPLPGISPSVKDTVLKADYDTEAIVELEHTEKGITYQLFCIKQKGDLPLPCTEGGLPVTVNEDGMSLQLFTQPLTADHTFCVKATNLSGGGETYLKDDVKVKVYPRTDVEVTVSDKSIHTGESATIILKNPQSGISYQLKRGGDNSGEAKVCRDESTPLHLTSAVLAEPGKVTFTVQATSAVNTLSVTLTQPAVVEVEKKSVHIDPDLEVVLKSLFVTHDGQADITVKGTQKGVKYQLTDKANETPHGDTVEGPGEVSLFSKHLQKDTTFIIRATPVEGGNSVDLTTKPDVLVGWLFFEGADSTNKGKGLYVDFNNNEKLKVSGNQTIEMWIDPDNLTGDKKIYYKGWAYSGSILINNETIKYVFSGTVGENSSQIAQDLSQFSGQFIHLAIVRNMDTKIMTWYVNGKEDSLGNITANDIDTQDQHAIIGGSEQAYGSYEGRMAEVRIWNRVRTQENILNNKNKRLNGNEEGLIAYWKMNEGKGDVIHDTSENNINGDIKEGDPKWG